A portion of the Desmodus rotundus isolate HL8 chromosome 8, HLdesRot8A.1, whole genome shotgun sequence genome contains these proteins:
- the MROH6 gene encoding maestro heat-like repeat-containing protein family member 6 isoform X2: MVAMAGGMWGQAQRAPVGALTLTALAEGIRARQGEPMAAPSKDPEPKPELEPEAEPGSVPTIPPAAREPCSPPHAQDPAPEGPHQSSWEEGALSDLALYTAACLEEAGLAGTQATALTLSSALEARGERLEDQVHALVRGLLAQVPGLAEGRPRRAALRVLSLLALEHSRDVVHALLPCSLPPDWVAAELWRSLSRNQRVNGQVLVQLLWALKGVAGPKQEALAATRALGEMLSVSGCVGATRGFYPHLLLALVTQLHELAQGPRSPDTPKVCAPSHRGPPHSHTSCTVEALKALLTGDGSRMVVTCMEQAGGWRRLVGAHTHLEGVLLLASAMVTHADHHLRGLFADLLPRLRSADDAQRLTAMAFFTGLLQSWPTARLLREEVILERLRAWQGDPEPTVRWLGLLGLGHLALNRGKVRHVTVLLPALLGALGEGDARLVGAALGALRRILLQPRAPVRRLSVELGLRLPPLLDDSSEWTLARCDRALSWGLLEEVVTVAHYDSPEALSRVCQRLAQRYPSHVPRFLSQTQGYLRSPEDPLRRAAAVLIGFLVHHSGPSRISSDLLDSLFQGLGQLQSDQEPAVVAVAQVSSQQVALLAHAQSCQRGLRFPGLRLRPTRPTRPTRSPPVYPDNPFQRRSLAGRWGCPGPG, from the exons ATGGTGGCCATGGCTGGGGGTATGTGGGGCCAGGCCCAGAGGGCACCTGTGGGGGCCCTAACCCTGACGGCGCTGGCTGAAGGGATCCGGGCCAGGCAGGGAGAGCCCATGGCAGCCCCTTCCAAGGACCCTGAGCCCAAACCTGAGCTGGAACCTGAGGCAGAGCCTGGAAGTGTCCCCACCATCCCTCCAGCTGCCCGGgagccctgctccccaccccacgcACAGGACCCGGCCCCCGAGGGGCCCCATCAG agctcctgggaggagggggcccTCTCCGACCTGGCGTTGTACACAGCAGCCTGCCTGGAAGAGGCTGGCCTCGCGGGGACACAGGCGACAGCGCTCACCCTGTCCTCAGCCTTGGAAGCCCGTGGGgagcggctggaggaccag GTGCACGCCCTGGTGCGAGGGCTGCTGGCGCAGGTGCCCGGCCTGGCTGAGGGGCGGCCCCGGCGGGCAGCCCTGAGGGTACTGAGCTTGCTGGCCCTGGAGCACTCCCGGGACGTGGTGCACGCACTGCTGCCCTGTTCGCTTCCCCCTGACTG GGTGGCGGCCGAGCTGTGGCGCAGCCTGAGCCGGAACCAGCGCGTGAATGGGCAGGTgctggtgcagctgctatgggcACTGAAGGGCGTGGCTGGACCCAAGCAGGAGGCCCTGGCA GCCACTCGCGCCCTTGGGGAGATGCTGTCCGTGTCTGGCTGCGTGGGTGCCACACGGGGCTTCTACCCGCACCTCCTCCTGGCACTGGTCACACAGTTGCATGAGCTGGCCCAGGGCCCACGCTCCCCTGACACCCCCAAGGTTTGTGCCCCATCTCACCGTGGGCCACCGCACAGCCACACCAG CTGCACAGTCGAGGCCCTGAAGGCCCTGCTCACCGGGGACGGCAGCCGCATGGTGGTCACATGCATGGagcaggctggaggctggaggagacTAGTGGGAGCCCACACCCACCTGGAGGGTGTCTTGCTGCTGGCCAG CGCCATGGTGACCCATGCGGACCACCACCTGCGGGGCCTGTTCGCTGACTTGCTGCCCCGGCTGCGCAGCGCCGACGATGCTCAGCGCCTTACGGCTATGGCCTTCTTCACTGGG ctgtTACAGAGCTGGCCCACTGCGAGGCTCCTTCGGGAGGAGGTCATCCTGGAGCGGCTCCGCGCTTGGCAGGGCGACCCTGAGCCGACAGTGCGTTGGTTGGGCCTGCTTGGCCTCggccacctggcgctgaaccgtgggaAG GTGCGACACGTGACTGTGCTGCTGCCCGCGCTCCTGGGTGCGTTGGGCGAGGGCGACGCGCGACTCGTGGGCGCAGCGCTGGGGGCGCTAAGGAGGATACTGCTGCAGCCGAGGGCGCCGGTGCGACGCCTGAGCGTAGAGCTGGGACTGCGTCTCCCACCACTCCTGGATGAT AGCTCAGAGTGGACCCTGGCCCGCTGTGACCGAGCCCTGAGCTGGGGCCTGCTGGAGGAGGTGGTCACTGTGGCCCACTACGACAGCCCTGAGGCCCTAAGCCGCGTTTGCCAACGCCTG GCTCAGAGGTACCCGAGCCACGTGCCCCGCTTCCTGAGCCAGACCCAGGGCTACCTGAGGAGCCCAGAGGACCCCCTGCGCCGGGCAGCTGCTGTGCTCATAG GCTTCCTTGTCCATCATAGCGGCCCCAGCCGCATCAGCTCGGACCTGCTGGACTCCCTGTTCCAGG GCCTGGGGCAGCTGCAGAGTGACCAGGAGCCGGCTGTGGTCGCCGTTGCACAAGTATCTTCCCAGCAGGTGGCGCTGCTGGCCCACGCACAGAGCTGTCAGAGGGGCCTGCGCTTCCCTGGTCTCCGCCTCCGCCCCACCCGCCCCACCCGCCCCACCCGGTCCCCGCCAGTCTACCCAGACAACCCCTTCCAGCGCCGGAGCCTCGCAGGACGGTGGGGCTGCCCCGGCCCTGGCTGA
- the MROH6 gene encoding maestro heat-like repeat-containing protein family member 6 isoform X1, with protein sequence MVAMAGGMWGQAQRAPVGALTLTALAEGIRARQGEPMAAPSKDPEPKPELEPEAEPGSVPTIPPAAREPCSPPHAQDPAPEGPHQSSWEEGALSDLALYTAACLEEAGLAGTQATALTLSSALEARGERLEDQVHALVRGLLAQVPGLAEGRPRRAALRVLSLLALEHSRDVVHALLPCSLPPDWVAAELWRSLSRNQRVNGQVLVQLLWALKGVAGPKQEALAATRALGEMLSVSGCVGATRGFYPHLLLALVTQLHELAQGPRSPDTPKVCAPSHRGPPHSHTSCTVEALKALLTGDGSRMVVTCMEQAGGWRRLVGAHTHLEGVLLLASAMVTHADHHLRGLFADLLPRLRSADDAQRLTAMAFFTGLLQSWPTARLLREEVILERLRAWQGDPEPTVRWLGLLGLGHLALNRGKVRHVTVLLPALLGALGEGDARLVGAALGALRRILLQPRAPVRRLSVELGLRLPPLLDDARDSVRASAAGLLGTLVRRGQGGLRVGLRGPLRKLVLKSLVPLLLRLHDPSLDAAESSEWTLARCDRALSWGLLEEVVTVAHYDSPEALSRVCQRLAQRYPSHVPRFLSQTQGYLRSPEDPLRRAAAVLIGFLVHHSGPSRISSDLLDSLFQGLGQLQSDQEPAVVAVAQVSSQQVALLAHAQSCQRGLRFPGLRLRPTRPTRPTRSPPVYPDNPFQRRSLAGRWGCPGPG encoded by the exons ATGGTGGCCATGGCTGGGGGTATGTGGGGCCAGGCCCAGAGGGCACCTGTGGGGGCCCTAACCCTGACGGCGCTGGCTGAAGGGATCCGGGCCAGGCAGGGAGAGCCCATGGCAGCCCCTTCCAAGGACCCTGAGCCCAAACCTGAGCTGGAACCTGAGGCAGAGCCTGGAAGTGTCCCCACCATCCCTCCAGCTGCCCGGgagccctgctccccaccccacgcACAGGACCCGGCCCCCGAGGGGCCCCATCAG agctcctgggaggagggggcccTCTCCGACCTGGCGTTGTACACAGCAGCCTGCCTGGAAGAGGCTGGCCTCGCGGGGACACAGGCGACAGCGCTCACCCTGTCCTCAGCCTTGGAAGCCCGTGGGgagcggctggaggaccag GTGCACGCCCTGGTGCGAGGGCTGCTGGCGCAGGTGCCCGGCCTGGCTGAGGGGCGGCCCCGGCGGGCAGCCCTGAGGGTACTGAGCTTGCTGGCCCTGGAGCACTCCCGGGACGTGGTGCACGCACTGCTGCCCTGTTCGCTTCCCCCTGACTG GGTGGCGGCCGAGCTGTGGCGCAGCCTGAGCCGGAACCAGCGCGTGAATGGGCAGGTgctggtgcagctgctatgggcACTGAAGGGCGTGGCTGGACCCAAGCAGGAGGCCCTGGCA GCCACTCGCGCCCTTGGGGAGATGCTGTCCGTGTCTGGCTGCGTGGGTGCCACACGGGGCTTCTACCCGCACCTCCTCCTGGCACTGGTCACACAGTTGCATGAGCTGGCCCAGGGCCCACGCTCCCCTGACACCCCCAAGGTTTGTGCCCCATCTCACCGTGGGCCACCGCACAGCCACACCAG CTGCACAGTCGAGGCCCTGAAGGCCCTGCTCACCGGGGACGGCAGCCGCATGGTGGTCACATGCATGGagcaggctggaggctggaggagacTAGTGGGAGCCCACACCCACCTGGAGGGTGTCTTGCTGCTGGCCAG CGCCATGGTGACCCATGCGGACCACCACCTGCGGGGCCTGTTCGCTGACTTGCTGCCCCGGCTGCGCAGCGCCGACGATGCTCAGCGCCTTACGGCTATGGCCTTCTTCACTGGG ctgtTACAGAGCTGGCCCACTGCGAGGCTCCTTCGGGAGGAGGTCATCCTGGAGCGGCTCCGCGCTTGGCAGGGCGACCCTGAGCCGACAGTGCGTTGGTTGGGCCTGCTTGGCCTCggccacctggcgctgaaccgtgggaAG GTGCGACACGTGACTGTGCTGCTGCCCGCGCTCCTGGGTGCGTTGGGCGAGGGCGACGCGCGACTCGTGGGCGCAGCGCTGGGGGCGCTAAGGAGGATACTGCTGCAGCCGAGGGCGCCGGTGCGACGCCTGAGCGTAGAGCTGGGACTGCGTCTCCCACCACTCCTGGATGAT GCCCGAGACTCAGTCCGCGCCTCGGCGGCCGGGCTCCTCGGGACGCTGGTGCGGCGGGGCCAGGGTGGGCTCCGGGTGGGGCTCCGAGGCCCCCTGCGGAAGCTCGTGCTGAAGAGTCTGGTGCCGCTGCTGCTGCGCCTGCATGACCCCAGCCTGGATGCTGCTGAG AGCTCAGAGTGGACCCTGGCCCGCTGTGACCGAGCCCTGAGCTGGGGCCTGCTGGAGGAGGTGGTCACTGTGGCCCACTACGACAGCCCTGAGGCCCTAAGCCGCGTTTGCCAACGCCTG GCTCAGAGGTACCCGAGCCACGTGCCCCGCTTCCTGAGCCAGACCCAGGGCTACCTGAGGAGCCCAGAGGACCCCCTGCGCCGGGCAGCTGCTGTGCTCATAG GCTTCCTTGTCCATCATAGCGGCCCCAGCCGCATCAGCTCGGACCTGCTGGACTCCCTGTTCCAGG GCCTGGGGCAGCTGCAGAGTGACCAGGAGCCGGCTGTGGTCGCCGTTGCACAAGTATCTTCCCAGCAGGTGGCGCTGCTGGCCCACGCACAGAGCTGTCAGAGGGGCCTGCGCTTCCCTGGTCTCCGCCTCCGCCCCACCCGCCCCACCCGCCCCACCCGGTCCCCGCCAGTCTACCCAGACAACCCCTTCCAGCGCCGGAGCCTCGCAGGACGGTGGGGCTGCCCCGGCCCTGGCTGA